The DNA segment AACACGATATCCTGAGTACCAATCACCGCCACCAGGTCGGCCAACATATGGCCACGACACATTTCATCCATGGCGGACAGATGGGCAAAACCGGGGGCGCGGATCTTCACGCGGTAGGGTTTATTCGCCCCGTCGGAGACCAGGAAAATACCGAACTCGCCCTTGGGTGCTTCTACTGCGGCATAGGTCTCGCCTTCCGGCAGCACATAACCTTCCGTGAACAGCTTGAAGTGGTGAATCAGGGCTTCCATGCTGTCTTTCATTTCCCAGCGACGCGGCGGCACCACCTTGTGATCGTCCCCCATCACCGGGCCGGGATTCTCCCGCAGCCACTTGATGCACTGCTTGGCGATCTTGGCGGATTGACGCATCTCTTCAATGCGGACCAGGTAACGGTCGTAGCAATCGCCGTTGGTACCCACCGGAATCTGGAAATTCAGCTTGTCGTAGACTTCATAGGGCTGCTTCTTGCGCAGATCCCACTCCACGCCGGAACCGCGCAGCATGGGCCCGGTAAAGCCCAGCTGCAGGGCCCGTTCCGGACTCACCTGGGCGATACCCACGGTACGCTGCTTCCAGATCCGGTTGTCGGTGAGCAGGGTTTCGTACTGATCCACACAGCCGGGGAAGCGGTCCACGAAGTGCTCAATGAAATCCAGCAGACTGCCTTCCCGAGCCTCATTGAGGCGGTCCACATCCTTCTTGCTACGCCATTTGGAGTAGTCGTACTTGGGCATGGCATCGGGAAGGTCCCGATAGACGCCGCCCGGCCGATAATACGTGGCGTGCATCCGGGCACCGGATACGGCCTCGTACATATCCATGATGTCTTCACGTTCCCGGAAGGCATACAGGAATACCGTCATGGCACCGATATCCAGGCCGTGGGCACCGATCCAGAGCAGATGGTTAGCAATGCGAGTCAGCTCGTCGTACAGGGTCCGGATATAGCGGGCCCGAATGGGCGGTTCCACCCCCATGAGCTTTTCGATGGCCATCACATAGGCGTGCTCATTGCACATCATGGACACGTAATCGAGACGGTCCATATAACCGATACTGTGGTTATAGGGCTTGTTCTCCGCCAGTTTCTCCGTAGCCCGGTGCAATAAACCGATATGCGGATCAACCCGACGAATCACCTCCCCTTCCATTTCCAGGATCAGGCGAAGCACGCCGTGGGCCGCCGGATGCTGCGGCCCGAAGTTCATGGTGTAACTTTGAATCTCAGGCATCGCGGGAGGACTCCTTGAAGCCTTCCACATGTTGGTGATCGTGACGGATCACCTTGGGAACGGTGGTACGGGGCTCAATGGAAACCGGCTGATAAACCACGCGACCCTTCTCCGGGTCATAGCGCACTTCCACATTGCCGATCAGTGGGAAGTCCTTGCGGAAGGGATGCCCCACGAAACCGTAGTCTGTGAGGATCCGCCTCAGGTCCGGGTGGCCACTGAAAAGAATACCGAAGAGATCGAAGGCTTCGCGCTCGAACCAGTTGGCGCCGGCCCAGATGTCCACCACGGAATCGATGACAGGCGGATCCTGGGGAGGACACCAGCAGCGCAGGCGCAGGCGCTGGTTCTGGGAAATCGACATCAGGTGATAAACCACCGCAAAGCGCTTCTCCATGTCCGCCGCCTCATCGGGCGTGGCAAAGGCATGGGATTCAGTTCGATCCACCCCCCGGCTGTAACCCAGGGAGGTGCTTTTATCGGTGGCCCACTGGCTCTTGCCGTAGGCGAGATAATCCACACCGCCGATATCAATCAACTGTTCAAAGTTGAATGGCTTCTCGTCTCGCAGCGCCTGGCAGACGGATTTCAGATCCTCCGGTGCCACCTCATAGGTGAGCTCTCCCACGTGGTTTTCCACGCGCTGGAGCTTGTCACCGAAGCGTTCGGAAACCGCCTCGTTCAGGGATTCAATCCACTTAGTCATGTCGCGACCTGATCAACGGGCAATAGTGTTGGTGCGGCGAATCTTATTTTGAAGCTGCATGATGCCGTAGAGCAGCTGTTCTGCAGACGGCGGGCAGCCGGGGACGTAAATATCCACCGGGACCACCCGGTCACAACCGCGTGTCACCGAATAGGAATAGTGATAGTAGCCACCACCATTGGCACAGGACCCCATGGAAATGACCCAGCGGGGCTCGGCCATCTGGTCATAGACCTTGCGCAGCGCCGGGGCCATCTTGTTGCAGAGGGTGCCGGCCACAATCATCACATCGGACTGACGCGGGCTGGGACGAAAAATCACGCCGAAGCGGTCCATGTCATAGCGAGCGGCACCACAGTGCATCATTTCCACCGCACAGCAGGCCAAGCCAAATGTCATGGGCCACATGGAACCGGTTCGGGCCCAGTTGTAGAGCTTGTCCACGCTGGTGGTGACAAAGCCCTTCTCAACAACGCCGTTTTCTACTCCCATTCCAGAGCACCTTTCTTCCATTCGTAGATAAAGCCGACTACGAGAACGGCCAGGAAGACCATCATGGCCCAGAAGCCGAAGAGCCCGATATCCGTCAAGGCAACTGCCCAGGGAAAGAGAAAGGCAATCTCCAGGTCGAAGATAATGAACAGGATGGCCACCAGATAATAGCGGACATCAAACTTCATCCGGGTATCTTCGAAGGCTTCAAAACCGCATTCATAGGGGGAATTCTTCTCCGCATCCGGGTTTTGCGGGCCCAGGATGAACCCCACCAGGAGCAGGACAATGCCCAGACCGGTGGCGATACCAAGAAAAATCAGGATGGGGATGTAATTTTCCAGCATATTACCCGTGTCCCAGTGTCACTGTAAGGACCTGGCCGGCAAGCTCACAACATCCGCCTGTGGATGTTGGGGCCTGGGACCCAGCGTCCGCGCGAGCGGCATCCCGGGTCACACCTCCGGCAGGCAACCGGACGACCTGACGGTCGAGATTGGCAGGCAATACGTCAAATACACCCGCCGTACAACCTGCTCAATTGGAAACCGCCCGGCTTAGCGGGCGAGCTTCTGGTGTTGGTGCCGAAGGCCGGACTCGAACCGGCACGGCCGTAAGGCCACTGCCCCCTCAAGACAGCGTGTCTACCAATTCCACCACTTCGGCTTGGCTTGCTCCTGCTGGCCCGGAATTGCGCATCCCGGAGGCCGGCATATTACCATGAACGGGCACGCTTAGGCACCCCAAAACCACAATGAAAGCGGGACTTTAACGACCGTCCGGGGGCGGCAGATCCAGCCCGTCATCGTCTTCTTCCTCTTCATCTTCATCCGCCGGCGGCGCCAATTCTTCCTCCAGGGCGGGAACCGGCTCAATGCGCTCCAGCAAGGAACCCGGCTCGGCCACATCCCTGGCCGCGATCCAGGCCAATGCCGCGCTATTGAGCATGAAGACCGTCGCCAGAACCGCCGTCATGCGACTCAGGAAGCTGGCTGCACCCCGGGCACCGAACACCGTGCCGGAGGAGCCGCTGCCGAAAGCCGCGCCGGCATTGGCGCCCTGCCCCTGCTGAAGAAGAACCGAGACAACAATAACGATGGCTACAACGACGTGTAGTACGAGCAAAATGCTGATGAGCATGTCAAATTCCAGATTTATTGAGTGCTGGCCGAATTGGCCGATTCACAGATACTCAGAAAGCTGTCCGCGTCCAGGGATGCCCCACCGATCAAGCCCCCGTCAATATCGGGCCTGGCAAACAACTCGGCGGCATTCCCGGCCTTGACGCTTCCCCCGTAAATAATTCTCAGGCGGTCGGCAATTGTATCATCGGCCTCCGCCACGCGAGCGCGGATCATGGCATGCACGGCCTGGGCTTGCTCCGGAGACGCGGTCTGGCCGGTACCGATGGCCCAGACAGGCTCATAGGCCACCACCGCCTCCACAAAGGCATGCACGCCCGCGGCGTTCAGTACCGCATCCAGCTGGCGGCGAATAACCTGCTCGGTCACATCCTGCTCGCGCTCCTCCAGGGTTTCCCCCACGCAGAGGATGGGCCGAAGGCCCTGACGAGCGGCCGCCATGAACTTGCGCGCCACAGTTTCATCACTTTCACCAAAAAGCCCGCGACGTTCGGAATGGCCGACAATCACATAACGGCAATCGAAATCCTGCAGCATGGACGCCGACACTTCGCCAGTGAAGGCACCCGACTCTTCCTCGGAGACGTTTTGGGCACCTAAAACCAATTCCGACCCCTTGGCAATCCGCAAACCATCCGCCAAATAGACATAAGGTGGGCAAACGGCCGCTTCACAGTGTGAAGAAACCAGACCCTGCACCACATCTTCCAGCAACTCGGTCGCCGTTTCACGGCTGCCGTTCATCTTCCAGTTGCCGGCGACAAAGGGCTGTCGCATGCTGCCTCCAGTCTATTTCGGATCAGAGCCGCACCCGGTAGCAGCCGGGACTCGCGGATGGCTAAAAGGAAAAAGCCGTCGAACTCGGGCCTCTTGGCTAACGGCGCGAGACTTTACCCGGTGTCGGCCAACAAATCAATTTGACAAGCATGAAAAAGCGCTTTCCATGATCCCGATCAAGCCCCGGCATCCTGGCGAACCGCGTTCGCCAGCGTATCCACCCAATGGCTGACCAATTCGTCATCCTGCCCTTCCACCATTACCCGCACCAAGGGCTCGGTACCGGAGGCGCGAACCAGAATTCGGCCGCGATCCCCCAGAGCCTGCTGCGCCGCCTCACTGGCCAGCCCCAGCTGAGCACCCGACAGGGCGGCGGCACGATCGATCACTCGCACATTCACCAATCGCTGGGGGTACTTGCTGACCGGCTTCACCAGTTCGGCCAGGCCCTGCTCACGCCGCTGAAGCTCGGCCAGGACCTCCAGCGCGGCGATCAAGCCATCCCCGGTAGTGGTCCGGTCCAAACAGATCAGGTGACCGGAAGATTCGCCTCCAATTATTCCGTCATTGGCATCCAGGCATTCCATGACATGACGATCACCCACCTTGGCACGCTGAAAATCGATCCCCAGAGCCTGCAGAGCGTGCTCCAGACCGAGATTACTCATCACCGTGCCCACCACCGGCCCTCGCAACATTCCGGCAGCCTGACGGGCTCTGGCGATGATATAGAGCAATTCATCACCATCCCGGAGGGTCCCCTGCTGATCCGCCATGATCACCCGGTCGGCGTCCCCGTCCAGAGAGATCCCAAGATCCGCCTGATGGGTCAGCACGGCGCGCTGCATGGCCTCAGGGGCGGTGGAGCCACAATCCTGATTGATATTAAAGCCATCTGGATCGCAAGCCAGCGTCACCACTTGCGCACCCAGTTCCTGAAGCACCGCAGGTGCAACATGGGCAGCCGCGCCATTGGCACCATCCAACACCACCCGAAGCCCGTCCAGACGCAGGCCGGAGGGGGCCGCATTCTTGCAAAACTCTACATAGCGCCCGCCCGCGTCCTCAATCCGGCGGGCCTTGCCAAGCGCATGGGGCTCCACGGTGGCAAAATCCGTATCCATCTGGTTTTCGATGGCCGCTTCACGGTCATCATCCAGCTTGCGGCCATCGGCGCCGAAGAACTTGATGCCGTTGTCCTGGAAAGGATTATGGGAGGCGCTGATCACAATACCAGCCTGGGCCCCCAGGGTTCGAGTGAGATAGGCAATACCCGGGGTGGGCAATACACCCAACAACTCCACATCCACACCGGCGCTCACCAGCCCCGCTTCCAGGGCTGACTCCAGCATATCGCCGGAAATCCGGGTATCCCGACCAATCAGTACCTTGCCCCGGCCCTCGCGGCAAAAAACGCGGCCAGCGGCCCAGCCCAGCTTGACCACCTGATCCGCCGACATCAGCCCCTCGCCCACCGGGCCCCGAATGCCGTCGGTTCCGAAATAACGTCGACTCATCCTCGCTCTCCCTGACCTGAAGCCTTCACGGCCGCCATCATCTTCAAGGCATCCCGGGTAGCCGCCACATCATGGACTCGCACCACACTGGCCCCCAGCCAGGCAGCCAGTGTGGCTACCGACAGGCTGCCATACAGCCGTTCATCCACTGGCCGGTCTATCACATGGCCGATCATGGACTTGCGTGACATGCCCACCAACACCGGATAGCCGCTGGCGCTAAAAGCACCCAGTTCTCTAAGCAGAGTCAGATTATGATTCAGGGTCTTGCCGAAACCGAAGCCCGGGTCCACCAGGATTCGTCGACGCGACACCCCCGCCGCCTCCAGGGTCTCGGCCTGGGCCATTAAAAAACCCCTGACTTCACGAACCACTTCCCGGTACTGCGGGTTGGCCTGCATATTCCGCGGCTCGCCCTGCATATGCATGACGCAAACCGCCACATCGCTGTCCTTCACCGCCTCGATGGAGGCCGGGTCCTTAAACCCCCGCACATCGTTGATCAAATCCACACCCGCCTCGAGGGCAGCCCGCATCACGGCCGGCTTGGTAGTGTCCACTGACAGGATGGCATCGGTTTCGGGGCGCAGACGTTCGAGCACCGGGATAACCCGATCAATCTCTTCCTGCTCCGATACCCCCCGAGAGCCCGGCCGGGTGGATTCGCCACCGATATCGATAATATCGGCACCAGCCTCCACCATGGCCTGGGCATGGGCCAGGGCCTTGTCTCTGTCAATATAATCGCCGCCATCGGAAAAGGAATCCGGTGTGCGATTCAGTACACCCATGATCCGCGCCTGCGACAGGTCCAGTTCACGGTGACCACATTGCAATCTCATGTTGCTTAAACTCCCTTGAAATCGCCCCTGCAGCCAGATAGAAAAAAGGCCGGCGGTGTACCCGCCGGCCGTATCGAGTCCTTGCAGTCAGGCTCGCCCTTAATGCTGGCGGGCCGGATCTCCTATCGGATCCTCACCTTCATCAGGCTTGCGATCATCGTCAGCAGCCGCCGATTGGCCGCCATCATCATCACTGGGATCGATCCAGCCCTTGGGCGGACCGGGTTCACGCCCAGCCATGATGTCATCGATCTGCTTGGCATCGATGGTTTCATACTGCATCAGGGCTTCCGCCATCACATGCAGCTTGTCTTCATGCTCACGCAGCAGACGTTCGGCCCGCTCGTAATTCTGATCAATAATGGCGCGTATCTCTGCATCGATCGCACGAGCAGTCTCGTCCGACATATGACTGGAGCGCTGCTGCATCTCACGCCCCAGGAAGGGTTGACCATCATCTTCCTCGTAAGCCAGGGGCCCCAGCTTGTCGGACAGACCCCACTTGGTCACCATCTTGCGGGCAATACCCGTAGCGACCTCGATATCATTGGACGCACCCGTAGTGACTTTATGCTTGCCATAGATCTGCTCTTCCGCGATCCGTCCACCAAAGAGACTGGAAATCCGGCTTTCCAGCTTCTGCCGACTCTGACTGTACTCATCCTGTTCCGGCAGGAACATGGTCACACCCAGGGCACGGCCACGGGGGATGATGGACACCTTGTAAACCGGATCATGGTCAGGCACCAGGCGACCGATAATGGCATGGCCGGCTTCGTGATAGGCGGTAAGGCGCTTGTCTTCCTCGCTCATGACCATGGAGCGGCGCTCGGCGCCCATCATGATCTTGTCCTTGGCCTGCTCCAAGTGGTTCATGGTGACGTACTTGTCATTGCCACGAGCCGCAAACAGGGCCGCCTCATTCACCAGGTTGGCCAGATCGGCCCCCGAGAAACCAGGTGTCCCGCGGGCAATTAGACGGGGCTCGATACCGTCTGCCGCCGGCACCTTGCGCAGATGGACCTTGAGAATCTGTTCCCGGCCGCGCACATCCGGCAGCGGCACCACCACCTGGCGGTCAAAACGGCCGGGGCGAAGCAGCGCTGGGTCCAACACATCGGGCCGGTTGGTGGCGGCGATCACGATCACGCCCTCATGGCCTTCAAAGCCATCCATTTCCACCAGCATCTGGTTCAGGGTCTGCTCACGCTCATCATGGCCACCGCCCATGCCGGCACCACGATGACGCCCCACCGCATCCAGCTCATCAATAAAGATGATGCAGGGTGCATGCTTCTTGGCCTGCTCGAACATATCCCGGACCCGGGAAGCGCCCACGCCCACGAACATTTCCACGAAATCGGAACCGGAAATGGTGAAAAACGGGACACTGGCTTCACCAGCAATGGCACGGGCCAACAGGGTCTTACCCGTCCCCGGCGGCCCCACCATCAGCACGCCCTTCGGAATCTTGCCGCCAAGACGCTGGAACTTGGACGGGTCCTTGAGGAAGTCCACCAACTCGGTCACTTCCTCCTTGGCCTCGTCGCAGCCGGCCACATCCGGAAAACGGACACTGACCTGCTCGTCGCTAAGCATCCTGGCCTTGCTCTTGCCGAAGGACATGGCGCCCTTGCCGCCAGCACCACCGCCCTGCATCTGGCGCATGAAATAAATCCAGAGGGCAATCAAGAGCAGAAACGGTGTCCAGGAAATGAAGATCTGACCAAGCAATGAGCCCTGATCCTCTTCCTTGGCCACGATTTCCACCCGGTTGTCTTCCAGCTCGCCGATCAATGCGGTGTTGTCCGTCTCCGGATTGACGACCTCAAAGCGGTCTCCACCGGATCGCATTCCCTCAATCCGGTTTCCCTGGAGCACCACCTCATCCACATTCCCGCCACGAACTTCACGCAGGAACTCGGAATAGGACAGCTCCTCCCGGGTTTCTTCGGTGGGCCCGAAGCTGTTGAATACCGACAGGAGGATGACCGCGATGACGATCCAGATAATGAGATTCTTGGCCAATTCGCTCAAGATTTACTCCACGCGCCTTCAGGACGCATTCGACAGAATGTATTTCGCACCCGCAAGGCCAGCCAAAAGCCCCGTCAGGCACAGGTTTAGACACTACACTACCCGGTAGTTCCGGGCCAACAAATAGACCTCCGGGGAGCGGTCCCGGGACGCCTTGGGTTTGCGCACTTGCACTTTCGCAAATGCCTTTCTCAGCTCCGCCAGAAACTCATCAAAACCTTCACCCTGGAAGGTTTTGACCAGCAGATTGCCGCCTTCAGACAAGACCTGGCGCCCCAGATCCAGGCTCAGCTCGGCCAGATACATGGTTGCCGGCTGATCCACGGCCTTCATACCACTCATGTTGGGGGCCATATCCGACATTACAAGGTCCACCCGGCGACCCCCAAGGGTCTCCAGCAAGGCCTTCAGCACCGATTGCTCGGTAAAATCCCCCTGGATGAAATCCACATCCGGCAATGAGGGCATCTCCAGGCGGTCCAATGCCACAATCCGGCCCTGCCCCTGCAATCGATGGGCAGCATACTGACTCCAGCTCCCCGGTGCCGCCCCCAGATCCACCACGATCATGCCGGGGCGGAAAAGGCGATCTTTCTTATCGATTTCTTCCAGCTTGAACACCGCCCGCGAACGCCAGCCCTCCTTTCGGGCCCGGAGCACATGCTCATCCCGGTGATGCTCTTTCAGCCAACGATGGCTGCTGCCCTTCTTGCCCATGTCCACATGCCCTGCATTTACCGTTCATACCGGCGTTTCCGGCCAATCATTGCCAAAGCCGTTCACGGGCCTCAGAATACGAACTTCGTTCTCACCAGAGGAGATCAGTGAGCACCGTGAGCGAGACCATTGCCCAACTGAATGAAGCCCAGAAGAAGCATCTCAAGCGCCTGGCCCATCACCGCAAGCCCATTGTGCAAACGGGTGCCAATGGCCTCAGCGATGCAGTTCTGGCCGAGGTGGAACGCGCCCTGCATGATCATGAATTGATCAAGGTACGCCTGGTGGCCGGTGATCGAACCGAACGCTCCGCCATGATCGGCGAGGTCTGCGAACGGACCCGCTCTGCTCTGGTTCAGCGCATCGGCCACGTGGCCGTCCTGTTCCGGGCCAACCCCGACAAACCTGTCATTGAACTACCCGGCAGCAACCGGGGCAAGGCAGACAAGGCCCGGCCCGGCAAGCGCACCGGGCGCAAGACCGCTCACTCGTAGCGCACTTCCACGATTTCGTAGTGGCGGACCCCACCCGGGGTCTCCACTTCGCACTCATCGCCCTCTTCCTTGCCAATCAGGCCACGGGCAATGGGGGAATTCACCGATAGCAGACCTTGCTTGATATCGGCCTCGTCCTCACCCACGATCTGGTAGGTGGCCTCCCGGTCATCCTCTTCCACATAGACATCCACAGTGGCGCCAAAGACTACCTTGCCCTTGGCATCCACTTTGGTCACGTCAATGACTTCCGCCGTGGAAAGCTTGCCTTCAATGTCTTTAATGCGGGCCTCGATCAAGCCCTGCTCTTCTCGGGCCGCATGGTATTCCGCGTTTTCTTTGAGATCACCATGCTCACGGGCCTCTGCAATGGCTTCCACAACCCGCGGCCGATCCTTTGATTTAAGTTTTTTCAGTTCAGCCTTGAGGCGTTCGGCGCCTCGAACAGTCAACGGTGTTCTTTTCATTGGGTGTACTCCCGATGCAGATCCTGAAGCCGATTCACATCGGCAACGTCCATATGGTCCATGGCCAGGCAGGTCGCTTTGCCCGCGGCAATGGTGGTGTAGTAAGCCACCTTGTGATGGACCGCTTCACTGCGAATAGAATGAGATTCACGAATGGCCTTCTTGCCTTCCGTGGTATTGACGATGAGGGTGATCTCATCGTTTTTGATCATGTCCACGATATGAGGCCGACCTTCACGCACCTTATTTACCGGCGTCACGCTCAGACCAGCTGCCTCCAGGGCTTTGGCCGTACCCCGGGTGGCCACCAGCTCAAAGCCCCGCTCCTGAAGCAGGCCGGCCAGCTCCACCGCCGCATCCTTGTCCGGGTCCCGAACGCTGAGAAAGGCTCGTCCGCCCCGGGGCAACACCATGCCGGCACCCAGTTGGGCCTTGGCGTAGGCCTCGCCAAAGCTGCGTCCCACGCCCATCACTTCCCCTGTGGACTTCATCTCCGGTCCCAGGATGGGGTCGGCACCCGGGAACTTGGCAAAGGGAAAGACCGATTCCTTCACGGAATAGTACAGAGGCAGGCGCTCCTCGGTCAGACCCTGATCCGGCAAGCTGCGCCCGGCCATGCAGCGGGCGGCGATCTTGGCCAAGGGCACACCCACTGCCTTGGAGACAAAGGGCACGGTACGGGACGCACGAGGATTCACTTCCAACAGGTAGATTTCTTCCCCGCGCACGGCAAACTGGGCATTCATCAACCCCACCACATGCAGCTCCCGGGCAATGGCAGCCATCTGGGCACGAATTTCCGCCTGAACCGTGTCCGACAGACTGTTGGGCGGCAGGGAACAACCGGAATCACCGGAATGCACCCCGGCCTGCTCCACGTGCTCCATGACCCCACCGATGACCACGGTCTCGCCATCGGAAACCGCATCCACGTCCACTTCCACCGCCTCTTCCAGGAAGCGATCCAGCAATACCGGCGAATCATTGGAAACCCGCACGGCATTTTCAATGTATTCGATCAGATCGTTCTCGTTGAAGACCACTTCCATGGCGCGCCCACCCAGCACATAGGACGGACGCACCACCAGCGGATAGCCGATTTCCTCGGCCAGGCGAATCGCTTCCCCCCCAGCACGCGCCGTGCGATTGGGCGGCTGCTTGAGGTTCAAGCGATTCACCAGCTGCTGGAAACGCTCCCGGTCCTCGGCCAGATCGATGGAGTCCGGCGTGGTACCGATAATAGGCACGCCGGCCGCTTCCAGATCCCGGGCCAGCTTGAGCGGCGTCTGGCCGCCAAACTGGACAATCACCCCGACCGGCTTCTCGGTTTCCACCACTTCGAGCACATCCTC comes from the Natronospira proteinivora genome and includes:
- a CDS encoding NuoB/complex I 20 kDa subunit family protein produces the protein MGVENGVVEKGFVTTSVDKLYNWARTGSMWPMTFGLACCAVEMMHCGAARYDMDRFGVIFRPSPRQSDVMIVAGTLCNKMAPALRKVYDQMAEPRWVISMGSCANGGGYYHYSYSVTRGCDRVVPVDIYVPGCPPSAEQLLYGIMQLQNKIRRTNTIAR
- a CDS encoding NADH-quinone oxidoreductase subunit C translates to MTKWIESLNEAVSERFGDKLQRVENHVGELTYEVAPEDLKSVCQALRDEKPFNFEQLIDIGGVDYLAYGKSQWATDKSTSLGYSRGVDRTESHAFATPDEAADMEKRFAVVYHLMSISQNQRLRLRCWCPPQDPPVIDSVVDIWAGANWFEREAFDLFGILFSGHPDLRRILTDYGFVGHPFRKDFPLIGNVEVRYDPEKGRVVYQPVSIEPRTTVPKVIRHDHQHVEGFKESSRDA
- the folP gene encoding dihydropteroate synthase, yielding MRLQCGHRELDLSQARIMGVLNRTPDSFSDGGDYIDRDKALAHAQAMVEAGADIIDIGGESTRPGSRGVSEQEEIDRVIPVLERLRPETDAILSVDTTKPAVMRAALEAGVDLINDVRGFKDPASIEAVKDSDVAVCVMHMQGEPRNMQANPQYREVVREVRGFLMAQAETLEAAGVSRRRILVDPGFGFGKTLNHNLTLLRELGAFSASGYPVLVGMSRKSMIGHVIDRPVDERLYGSLSVATLAAWLGASVVRVHDVAATRDALKMMAAVKASGQGERG
- the greA gene encoding transcription elongation factor GreA — translated: MKRTPLTVRGAERLKAELKKLKSKDRPRVVEAIAEAREHGDLKENAEYHAAREEQGLIEARIKDIEGKLSTAEVIDVTKVDAKGKVVFGATVDVYVEEDDREATYQIVGEDEADIKQGLLSVNSPIARGLIGKEEGDECEVETPGGVRHYEIVEVRYE
- the rlmE gene encoding 23S rRNA (uridine(2552)-2'-O)-methyltransferase RlmE; translation: MGKKGSSHRWLKEHHRDEHVLRARKEGWRSRAVFKLEEIDKKDRLFRPGMIVVDLGAAPGSWSQYAAHRLQGQGRIVALDRLEMPSLPDVDFIQGDFTEQSVLKALLETLGGRRVDLVMSDMAPNMSGMKAVDQPATMYLAELSLDLGRQVLSEGGNLLVKTFQGEGFDEFLAELRKAFAKVQVRKPKASRDRSPEVYLLARNYRVV
- the ftsH gene encoding ATP-dependent zinc metalloprotease FtsH, producing the protein MSELAKNLIIWIVIAVILLSVFNSFGPTEETREELSYSEFLREVRGGNVDEVVLQGNRIEGMRSGGDRFEVVNPETDNTALIGELEDNRVEIVAKEEDQGSLLGQIFISWTPFLLLIALWIYFMRQMQGGGAGGKGAMSFGKSKARMLSDEQVSVRFPDVAGCDEAKEEVTELVDFLKDPSKFQRLGGKIPKGVLMVGPPGTGKTLLARAIAGEASVPFFTISGSDFVEMFVGVGASRVRDMFEQAKKHAPCIIFIDELDAVGRHRGAGMGGGHDEREQTLNQMLVEMDGFEGHEGVIVIAATNRPDVLDPALLRPGRFDRQVVVPLPDVRGREQILKVHLRKVPAADGIEPRLIARGTPGFSGADLANLVNEAALFAARGNDKYVTMNHLEQAKDKIMMGAERRSMVMSEEDKRLTAYHEAGHAIIGRLVPDHDPVYKVSIIPRGRALGVTMFLPEQDEYSQSRQKLESRISSLFGGRIAEEQIYGKHKVTTGASNDIEVATGIARKMVTKWGLSDKLGPLAYEEDDGQPFLGREMQQRSSHMSDETARAIDAEIRAIIDQNYERAERLLREHEDKLHVMAEALMQYETIDAKQIDDIMAGREPGPPKGWIDPSDDDGGQSAAADDDRKPDEGEDPIGDPARQH
- the secG gene encoding preprotein translocase subunit SecG — encoded protein: MLISILLVLHVVVAIVIVVSVLLQQGQGANAGAAFGSGSSGTVFGARGAASFLSRMTAVLATVFMLNSAALAWIAARDVAEPGSLLERIEPVPALEEELAPPADEDEEEEDDDGLDLPPPDGR
- the glmM gene encoding phosphoglucosamine mutase, producing the protein MSRRYFGTDGIRGPVGEGLMSADQVVKLGWAAGRVFCREGRGKVLIGRDTRISGDMLESALEAGLVSAGVDVELLGVLPTPGIAYLTRTLGAQAGIVISASHNPFQDNGIKFFGADGRKLDDDREAAIENQMDTDFATVEPHALGKARRIEDAGGRYVEFCKNAAPSGLRLDGLRVVLDGANGAAAHVAPAVLQELGAQVVTLACDPDGFNINQDCGSTAPEAMQRAVLTHQADLGISLDGDADRVIMADQQGTLRDGDELLYIIARARQAAGMLRGPVVGTVMSNLGLEHALQALGIDFQRAKVGDRHVMECLDANDGIIGGESSGHLICLDRTTTGDGLIAALEVLAELQRREQGLAELVKPVSKYPQRLVNVRVIDRAAALSGAQLGLASEAAQQALGDRGRILVRASGTEPLVRVMVEGQDDELVSHWVDTLANAVRQDAGA
- the tpiA gene encoding triose-phosphate isomerase produces the protein MRQPFVAGNWKMNGSRETATELLEDVVQGLVSSHCEAAVCPPYVYLADGLRIAKGSELVLGAQNVSEEESGAFTGEVSASMLQDFDCRYVIVGHSERRGLFGESDETVARKFMAAARQGLRPILCVGETLEEREQDVTEQVIRRQLDAVLNAAGVHAFVEAVVAYEPVWAIGTGQTASPEQAQAVHAMIRARVAEADDTIADRLRIIYGGSVKAGNAAELFARPDIDGGLIGGASLDADSFLSICESANSASTQ
- a CDS encoding NADH-quinone oxidoreductase subunit A, with amino-acid sequence MLENYIPILIFLGIATGLGIVLLLVGFILGPQNPDAEKNSPYECGFEAFEDTRMKFDVRYYLVAILFIIFDLEIAFLFPWAVALTDIGLFGFWAMMVFLAVLVVGFIYEWKKGALEWE
- a CDS encoding NADH-quinone oxidoreductase subunit D, whose protein sequence is MPEIQSYTMNFGPQHPAAHGVLRLILEMEGEVIRRVDPHIGLLHRATEKLAENKPYNHSIGYMDRLDYVSMMCNEHAYVMAIEKLMGVEPPIRARYIRTLYDELTRIANHLLWIGAHGLDIGAMTVFLYAFREREDIMDMYEAVSGARMHATYYRPGGVYRDLPDAMPKYDYSKWRSKKDVDRLNEAREGSLLDFIEHFVDRFPGCVDQYETLLTDNRIWKQRTVGIAQVSPERALQLGFTGPMLRGSGVEWDLRKKQPYEVYDKLNFQIPVGTNGDCYDRYLVRIEEMRQSAKIAKQCIKWLRENPGPVMGDDHKVVPPRRWEMKDSMEALIHHFKLFTEGYVLPEGETYAAVEAPKGEFGIFLVSDGANKPYRVKIRAPGFAHLSAMDEMCRGHMLADLVAVIGTQDIVFGEIDR